From one Candidatus Hydrogenedentota bacterium genomic stretch:
- a CDS encoding 4Fe-4S dicluster domain-containing protein produces the protein MMSLAVLVDTTKCIGCRSCQVSCKQWNGLPAERTHIEGRDTGYQNPLSLSSHTYTMVSFREIAEPTAPGGFKRVFAKRQCMHCEEPSCVSACPVTALRKTAEGPVIYDSNKCMGCRYCVWACPFGVPTADWDSLTPVIRKCTMCFDRITGHMEIADLNGQPVAAEARERYAASGKTPACVKACTTGALRFGNRDDLLKTAWERVRAMPDRYVQHVYGEHEVGGTSFLYLAAVPFEKAGFRHDLGTHAPPEYSSIALSLVAPAAMGLGALLTAVYMLQQRKIKLAEAPAPAEKE, from the coding sequence ATGATGAGCCTGGCCGTTTTAGTGGATACAACGAAGTGCATCGGGTGCCGTTCCTGTCAAGTTTCCTGCAAGCAGTGGAACGGTTTGCCGGCGGAACGCACCCATATCGAAGGCCGCGACACGGGATACCAGAATCCCCTTTCACTGTCGTCGCATACCTACACGATGGTAAGTTTTCGCGAAATCGCCGAACCCACGGCGCCCGGTGGATTCAAGCGGGTCTTCGCCAAGCGCCAGTGCATGCACTGCGAGGAGCCGTCCTGTGTGTCGGCCTGTCCGGTCACGGCGCTGCGCAAGACGGCGGAAGGCCCGGTAATTTACGACAGCAACAAGTGCATGGGATGCCGATATTGCGTGTGGGCGTGCCCATTCGGCGTTCCGACTGCGGATTGGGACTCGCTCACGCCGGTCATACGAAAATGCACGATGTGCTTCGACCGTATCACCGGCCACATGGAAATCGCCGACTTGAACGGCCAGCCGGTGGCGGCCGAGGCGCGCGAACGCTACGCCGCCAGCGGAAAAACGCCGGCCTGTGTGAAGGCATGCACGACGGGGGCGCTTCGGTTCGGTAATCGCGACGATCTGCTGAAGACGGCATGGGAACGGGTCCGGGCCATGCCGGATCGGTACGTGCAGCACGTCTACGGCGAACACGAAGTGGGCGGCACTTCGTTTCTGTACTTAGCGGCGGTACCGTTCGAAAAAGCCGGATTCCGGCACGATCTCGGCACGCATGCGCCGCCCGAATACTCGTCAATTGCGCTGAGCCTTGTGGCCCCCGCGGCCATGGGCCTTGGCGCCCTGTTGA